Proteins encoded by one window of Octopus bimaculoides isolate UCB-OBI-ISO-001 chromosome 4, ASM119413v2, whole genome shotgun sequence:
- the LOC106870225 gene encoding uncharacterized protein LOC106870225 isoform X2: MCVCTPTDFVNCKLKCYLKDMFSLLAKIKTGLMVNPVEIADEQKETDYEADGFLLIGETEAEKAKAYGRITSVSNMSPIYGQNAAAVESSKMLKSNVENTNKDCFFEHHTPCNISPLNGIPFKLSPHLEIISKYSDFEIHSIPHENISLQKYHYDFSFEKSLLRDLDQSGDSISSTSFLEQQDLITF; encoded by the exons ATATGTTTTCTTTACTGGCAAAGATAAAAACTGGTTTGATGGTGAATCCAGTTGAAATAGCTGATGAACAGAAAGAGACTGACTATGAAGCTGATGGATTCCTGTTAATTGGAGAAACAGAAGCAGAAAAAGCTAAAGCTTATGGTAGAATCACAAGTGTATCTAACATGTCACCAATCTATGGTCAA aatgctgctgctgttgaatcTAGCAAAATGTTGAAATCCAATGttgaaaatacaaacaaagacTGTTTTTTTGAACATCATACACCTTGTAATATATCCCCTTTAAATGGTATTCCATTCAAACTTTCACCTCATTtagaaatcatttcaaaatattcagACTTTGAAATTCACAGCATTCCACATGAAAACATTTCTCTACAGAAATATCACTATGACTTTAGTTTTGAAAAATCTTTGCTGCGGGACTTGGACCAGAGTGGTGACAGTATCTCATCTACCAGTTTCCTTGAACAACAAGACCTAATAACTTTTTGA
- the LOC106870225 gene encoding uncharacterized protein LOC106870225 isoform X3, whose amino-acid sequence MNMFSLLAKIKTGLMVNPVEIADEQKETDYEADGFLLIGETEAEKAKAYGRITSVSNMSPIYGQNAAAVESSKMLKSNVENTNKDCFFEHHTPCNISPLNGIPFKLSPHLEIISKYSDFEIHSIPHENISLQKYHYDFSFEKSLLRDLDQSGDSISSTSFLEQQDLITF is encoded by the exons ATATGTTTTCTTTACTGGCAAAGATAAAAACTGGTTTGATGGTGAATCCAGTTGAAATAGCTGATGAACAGAAAGAGACTGACTATGAAGCTGATGGATTCCTGTTAATTGGAGAAACAGAAGCAGAAAAAGCTAAAGCTTATGGTAGAATCACAAGTGTATCTAACATGTCACCAATCTATGGTCAA aatgctgctgctgttgaatcTAGCAAAATGTTGAAATCCAATGttgaaaatacaaacaaagacTGTTTTTTTGAACATCATACACCTTGTAATATATCCCCTTTAAATGGTATTCCATTCAAACTTTCACCTCATTtagaaatcatttcaaaatattcagACTTTGAAATTCACAGCATTCCACATGAAAACATTTCTCTACAGAAATATCACTATGACTTTAGTTTTGAAAAATCTTTGCTGCGGGACTTGGACCAGAGTGGTGACAGTATCTCATCTACCAGTTTCCTTGAACAACAAGACCTAATAACTTTTTGA
- the LOC106870225 gene encoding uncharacterized protein LOC106870225 isoform X4 — MFSLLAKIKTGLMVNPVEIADEQKETDYEADGFLLIGETEAEKAKAYGRITSVSNMSPIYGQNAAAVESSKMLKSNVENTNKDCFFEHHTPCNISPLNGIPFKLSPHLEIISKYSDFEIHSIPHENISLQKYHYDFSFEKSLLRDLDQSGDSISSTSFLEQQDLITF; from the exons ATGTTTTCTTTACTGGCAAAGATAAAAACTGGTTTGATGGTGAATCCAGTTGAAATAGCTGATGAACAGAAAGAGACTGACTATGAAGCTGATGGATTCCTGTTAATTGGAGAAACAGAAGCAGAAAAAGCTAAAGCTTATGGTAGAATCACAAGTGTATCTAACATGTCACCAATCTATGGTCAA aatgctgctgctgttgaatcTAGCAAAATGTTGAAATCCAATGttgaaaatacaaacaaagacTGTTTTTTTGAACATCATACACCTTGTAATATATCCCCTTTAAATGGTATTCCATTCAAACTTTCACCTCATTtagaaatcatttcaaaatattcagACTTTGAAATTCACAGCATTCCACATGAAAACATTTCTCTACAGAAATATCACTATGACTTTAGTTTTGAAAAATCTTTGCTGCGGGACTTGGACCAGAGTGGTGACAGTATCTCATCTACCAGTTTCCTTGAACAACAAGACCTAATAACTTTTTGA